The sequence GAAGCAACGACCGGGTGAGTAAAATGGCGATCAAGAGAAAAATTGGAACACAAAAAACATATCGTACACATCGATCTCGATTCGTTCTTCGTATCGGTAGAGCGGAAGTTTAACCCTGCGCTTATCGGCAAGCCGGTGCTGATCGGTGGCTCGGCCGATAGGGGCGTGGTGGCTTCCTGCAGTTACGAGGCGCGCAAGTTCGGTATCCACTCGGCCATGCCGATGAAAACGGCTATGAAGCTTTGCCCGCATGCTATTATCATCCGCGGTACGCATGGTCGCTATGGCGAGGCATCGCGCGAGGTAACGCAGATCATCCACGATACCGTGCCCCTGTACCAAAAAACATCGGTAGATGAATTTTATATCGACCTGACCGGCATGGAACGCTATTACGATTGCTACAAATTCGCTACCGATCTCCGGCAAAAAATCATCCGGGAAACAAAATTGCCTATCTCGTTCGGGATGTCGTCGGGCAAAACGGTATCAAAAATGGCCACCAACCAGGCTAAGCCTAATGGGCAGTTATTTGTCCCGCACGGCAAAGAGTGCGAATTTCTGGCTCCGCTGCCCATCCGCAAAATACCCATGCTGGGTGAAAAGACTTGCCAGAAGTTATACAGCTACGGCATTGAGAAGATAGGCGATCTGCAAAAGGTAAACCTGAAGTTTCTGGAAGCCGTGTTTGGTAAAGCAGGATTATTTATATACGAAAAGGCACACGGGATTGATCATAGCGAGATCGTGCCGCATTCCGACCGCAAATCCATATCGACAGAAAATACCTTTGAAACCGATGTGTCTGACCAGCGCGTACTGGAAAACATCCTGACATCCATGACAGAGGAACTGGCCGGCAAACTGCGCCGCGAAAACAAGGTAGCCGGCTGCCTGGCCATTAAGGTACGCTACGCCAATTTCGAAACGCATACCATCCAGGAAAAGATCGCCCTCACGGCCGCCGAGCATATCCTGCTGCCCGGCGTAAAAAACCTGCTAAAAAAAGCCTGGAACGGTCGCCGGCCCATCCGCCTGATAGGAGTGAGGTTAAGCAACCTGGCCACCGGCAGCTACCAGATCAACCTGTTTGAAGATAACGAGGAACGCATCAGGCTATACCAGGCTATGGACCAGATCAACTTTAAGTTTGGCGATAAAACCATTTGCCGGGCAGCCGGTATGGAAATTGGCACCCGCAACTTTAACCCTTTTATGAAAGGTTAAGCTTATTTAATACGCACATATTTATAACTGTAACCATCGGTGATGTTGTAATCGAACAATAGCAAAGTATCCGGCGCTTTTAAAACGTACGATTGGGTGTTTGAGCGGGTAGAGTAATATATTACACTGTCTTTTACATTGGGCGAATAAACGGGTGTAGCCATAGCTCGTATATGATAAGTTCCCTGGTCTACAATAAGGTTATTAGCATAGTTTTTATAAGTGCTGTCGGTATTAAACTCAACCGTTGCCTTGCCGTTGGGGCGATATACCCCGCCAGCGATACCGCCCGAAAAAACTACGAGGTTCCATTTGCCAATAAGGTTATTGTGGGTTGATGCAGGCGCGCTTTTTTCTTTTTTGCAGCTAAATACGGCGAGGGTTACCAGTGCGATGTATATGGTCTTTTTCATAACGGGTGGTTTATGAAAGGTAATACGGATGTAAAAGGAAAAACGCTACAGTATTACAGCGTCATCCTGAGCGATAGCGAAGGATCCCCGGTAAGTAAGTTCGATTACTATTGGTATGAGTAGAACTTCATACCGAACTTGTTTCGGCACCCCACTTGCATGGTTAGTTTTGCATATGGGATATGTATGATGGGATGCTGAAACAAGTTCAGCATGACAGTTTATTTTTCCGCTGAAGCCTCACCCTGCCCTCTCCAGAGGAGAGGGTTCCAAAGTCTCCCCTTTTGGGAAGATTTAGTGGAGGCTTTCATCGGCATATCATAAAAACCATTAGAGGCCTGCCGGGATTATATTACTCAGCATGACAGTTTGTTTTTCCGACAGCAAAAGAGCTTCCGGGCGAAAGCGGGCAGAACAATGGTGGCCTGTGGGCGGAAGGGGCATTAGCTTGGTGCTGAAGCGTAGGCTTGTGGGTGCGAAGCAGGGCATCAAGGTTCAGCCCGTGGTTCAGCCCGCTTTGCTGGGCAAAGGCCTGTGCGGCAGAGGAAGCATTTTTGCTGTCTTGAATTTTGCTACTTTTTTTCAAGAAAAAGTAGTAGGCCCCTGCGGCTATGAGCAGACCAACATTCATGAAAGCACAACCGATCATCCTATGAGATTGCCACGCTATCGCTCGCAAATGACAATACCTTTTAATGTCATTTAACCACTAAGAGGCCGCCGGATTTTTATAACTACCCATGACATGTTTGTTTTTCCGCTGAAGCCTCACCTTGCCCTCTCCAGAGGAGAGGGTTCCAAAGTCTCCCCCTTTTGGGGAGATTTAGTGGGGGCTTTCATCGGCATGTCATAGAAACCATTAGAGGCCCCCCCGGGATTATATTACTCAGCATGACAGTTTATTGGGCAGATTTCTCCATAAACGGCTTTATCCTATCCAGCGCGAATTGCAGTTGTTCGTCGGGTGTAAGGTCGGTGTTATCTAAAATAATGGCGTCATCGGCGCGGGTTAGCGGGCTTTCTTTGCGGGTGGTGTCCTGGTAATCGCGGTGAGCCAGGTTCTCAAAAACGTCCTCTAAGGATATATCGGGGTTTTTGGGCAGCAATTCTTTATAACGACGCTCGGCACGGATCTTCGGGTCGGCGGTCATGAACAGCTTCACCTGCGCGTGAGGGAATACCACAGTACCAATATCGCGGCCATCCATTACAATATTTTTTGATTTGCCCATGCGTTGCTGCTGCTTCACCATTTCCACACGCACACTGTGGATAGCCGAAACTGCGCTCACATTTTCGGATACCGGCATCAGGCGTATCTCTTCAGATACTTCTTCATCGTTAAGTGTGATGTGGCTTTCATAATCGCGCGAGTGAAAGTTCAGGTGGATGTTTTCCAAAACCTGTGCTACCTGGGTTTCATTTTGCAGATCGACGTTGTTGCGCAAAAAGTACAGGGTAACTGCCCGGTACATGGCGCCGCTATCGACATATATGAAATGGAGTTTTTTGGCCAGTGCTTTGGCTAAGGTACTTTTTCCGCATGACGAGTAGCCATCAATAGCTACCACAATGTTATTGCTCATCGGGAGACAAAGGTAGTTATTTTAGTTGATTGGGTTGATTAAGTGAGCAGTTGAATTAGTTGTTTTTTCTGTATACCCAACTATTCTCCTAATCAACCCAAGCAACTAATTCATTAAATTTGGCCATGAATTTAAACAAGGCCGATCTGCAAAGAGAGGTTACCTATAAAACATCGCGCAGCGGAGGCAAGGGCGGTCAAAACGTAAATAAAGTATCAACTAAGGTTGAATTATTGTTCCCGATAGATACGTCATTATTGTTTACCGGCGAGGAAAAGCAATTGCTTACCCATAAACTGCATTCCCGTTTCAATAAGGATGGTTTGTTACAGGTGGTATGTGATGAAGAGCGCAGCCAGTTGTTAAACAAAGAGATCGCGCTTGAACGTTTAGCCCAGTTATTAAGCCAGGCGCTGATCGTTCCGAAAGCGCGCAAAAAAGTTAAGATATCCAAAGCCAAGAAAGCTGCCAGATTGGATGCCAAGAAGCAGCACTCGGCCAAAAAGGAATCGAGGCGGAGAGATTTTGATTTTTAAAAGATAACCGTAGAGACACGATACCTCGTGTCTCTCTTATTTAAATTTAACTTGCATAGCGGGGGCCACAAATATGTGGCTCTACAATATTTTTTTAAAACCTATACAAAACCGTAGCCGATCCCCACTGGTGCACCCTTACCTGTTCCTTAGTATCTTTGGTATGAAATATCGCCGCGAAGCTTAATACCCAATGGCTGGCAGTGTAGGCCACGCCAACTTCGTTACTTAGCATAATAGGTTGCCGGTTTGATGTGATTTGTAAGGGGGCCGAACTTTTGTTACTGGATAAACTACCCTGTATGGTAGCATCGTAAGCCACATAGTTAAGCACCGGTTTGTAATAGGCAAAAAACTCGTGCGGGTGCAGCAGATCTTTGCTATCGATATTGCTGGCCGTGCTTTGGGTGCTTACCGAATTGAACAACTGGTTAAAATTACCTGCACGAACCATCAACCCCGCACCGGCGCCGCTAAAACCCATACCAAGATTGCCGTACCCGGTAAACGACAGGTCGATGCCATCGCCGCGGGTAAGCAGTTTATTATATTCGGCCGATAGATTAATAACCGCGCCATCATGTATCTGGTATTCCCAGCCGGTTGGGTGGTAAAAGTTAAACCACCTGTGCACGGTGTTTTGTGTACCCTCGGCGCCTGATCCGGGACCGATAACACCTACCTGCGCACCCAGCTTTAAATTGCTTTCGTTAGCATAAAGCAAGTTCAGGGTGGCGCCGGCATACAGGTATCCCGCAAAAGGCCTGTCGATATATTGCGGGCCAGGGATATTGCCGCCCTGCGGGTTAAAGATCTTTTGCCCGGCCTCGAACCCTAATACCTTGTTTTTAAGTTTGGTGCCATCTGCCTTAAGCGCATGGCGGAAGTAAACGAAGATGCCATCGGTATAATACCTGTCGGATCCCTGCGCCAGGTACGAGTCGTTATCCGACTGTATGCCGATCTCGTTTTTATGTGATTGAGCGACGCTGGTATACGTAAGGGCAAGGCTTACAAATAGGGATATTAGTTTTATTCTCATTGGTTATTAATTAGCAGAACGGTAAAAATATAAAAAGGCTGGATATGTTTAGGCGATATGAATTATTAATTGTATTGGCCGATAGGATAGAGATCACCAACATATTCAGGAAATAAATTTGTAAATTTGTATATAAGCACCATATTTAGCAGTTATGAGTACCTTAAATTATCCATTGAATAATGCGCAGGTTGAGTTAATGAAGATACTCGACAGGAATTTGTCGGAAAACGATATTAAGGACCTGAAAGAACTGCTGTCCCGGTTTTTTGCAGATAAAGCCATAAAGGCTGCAGATAAAATATGGGATGAAAAAGGCATGACAGATAATGATATGGATCGTCTTTTAAATGGATAGAGTTAAACCGCTGGTTGTTGTGCTCGATACCAATATTCTGCTGGTATCTATTTCAAGTCGCTCAAAGTATCACTGGCTATATCAAGCTTTGTTAAAAGGCGATTTCTATATCGCTATCACTCCTGATATTTTATTTGAATACGAAGAATTAATTACAAAACATTGGAATAGTGAAGTTGCTATTAATGTAAGCCGTTCCATAACCGAACTTCCTAACGCCATTTTCACCACAGTATATTATCAGCTTAATTTAATTACCTGCTGATACCGATGATGATAAATTTGTGGATTGTGCATTTGCTGCAAATGCGGACTACATTGTGACTCATGACAATCATTTTAATGTTCTTAAAACCATCCCTTTTCCACGCATTCCCTTAATCGATATCCATAGTTTTAAACTCATTTTAGAAGAAGCGAAGTAGGATGACCTTAACACCCTCATCAGGTGCCTCGCGTTTAAACTAAAAAAGGAAAGTTATAAACTTTCCTTTACTCGGGGCTTCAGTTATAAACTGAAGCCAGTAAAAAAATATGATCCGGTTTAAACTGTCGCCTTGGGTTCTTCCTTCACTGTCAGATCCAGCGGATCGTCCACCAGTTCATCCAACAGGGCCAGGTCTATCACCTCGCGCATTTCCTTTACGTAATGGAAACTGAGGTCTTTAATATAATCTTCCTTGATATCCAGGATATCCTTCTGGTTAGAGCGGCACAGGATAATATCTTTAATATTGGCGCGCTTGGCAGCCAGTATCTTTTCTTTAATACCACCTACGGGCAGCACACGGCCACGCAGGGTGATCTCGCCGGTCATGGCCAAATGCGGGCGCAGCTTACGCTGGGTAAATGCCGATGTTAAGGCGGTTAGCATGGTTACACCTGCCGATGGGCCATCCTTAGGGGTAGCGCCGGCCGGTACGTGGATATGCACATCCCACTGATCGAACAAGCGCGGGTCGATCTTAAAGTAATTGGCATGAGCGCGCAGGTAGGCGAGGGCTATCGTAGCCGACTCCTTCATTACATCGCCCAAATTACCGGTCAGGGTTAAGCGGCCCTTACCTGGGCTCAGGCTCGATTCGATAAACAAAATATCGCCGCCAACCTGTGTCCAGGCCAGGCCGGTTACTACGCCGGCCACATCATTGCCTTCGTACAGGTCCTTATCAAATATCGGTGCGCCTAATATCTTCTCGATGTCTTTTTTGCTTACGGCCGGGTTATACTCCTCCTTCATTGCGATGTTTTTGGCCACGCCGCGGATCACCGAACCGATCTGCTTATCCAGCGTACGTACGCCCGATTCGCGGGTATAATCTTCAATTACCTTTTCAATCACATCGTTCTTTAGCGTAACATCCTTAGCTTTTACGCCGTGGGCTTCGCGCTGTTTTGGAACAAGATGTTGTTTGGCGATCTCGATCTTCTCCTCGATAGTATAACCATTCACCTCGATGATCTCCATACGGTCTATCAAAGCGGGCTGTATGGTGCTTAGCGAGTTGGCGGTGGCGATAAACATCACGTTACTCAGGTCGAAGTCCATTTCCACGTAATGATCGTAAAAAGTACTGTTCTGTTCCGGATCCAGCACTTCCAGCAGAGCGGATGACGGATCACCTCGGAAATCGTTCCCCACCTTATCAATCTCATCCAAAATAAACACAGGGTTAGCCGCGCCGGCTTTTTTTATCGATTGGATGATACGGCCCGGCATAGCGCCAATATAAGTTTTACGGTGACCACGCACCTCGGCTTCATCGCGGATACCACCCAGGGCCATACGCACATATTTGCGGTTCAAAGCCTTGGCTATCGATTTACCCAGCGATGTTTTACCAACACCCGGAGGGCCTACTAAACAAAGGATAGGGGCCTTCATATTATGCTTTAGCT comes from Mucilaginibacter mali and encodes:
- the dinB gene encoding DNA polymerase IV codes for the protein MEHKKHIVHIDLDSFFVSVERKFNPALIGKPVLIGGSADRGVVASCSYEARKFGIHSAMPMKTAMKLCPHAIIIRGTHGRYGEASREVTQIIHDTVPLYQKTSVDEFYIDLTGMERYYDCYKFATDLRQKIIRETKLPISFGMSSGKTVSKMATNQAKPNGQLFVPHGKECEFLAPLPIRKIPMLGEKTCQKLYSYGIEKIGDLQKVNLKFLEAVFGKAGLFIYEKAHGIDHSEIVPHSDRKSISTENTFETDVSDQRVLENILTSMTEELAGKLRRENKVAGCLAIKVRYANFETHTIQEKIALTAAEHILLPGVKNLLKKAWNGRRPIRLIGVRLSNLATGSYQINLFEDNEERIRLYQAMDQINFKFGDKTICRAAGMEIGTRNFNPFMKG
- the cmk gene encoding (d)CMP kinase, with translation MSNNIVVAIDGYSSCGKSTLAKALAKKLHFIYVDSGAMYRAVTLYFLRNNVDLQNETQVAQVLENIHLNFHSRDYESHITLNDEEVSEEIRLMPVSENVSAVSAIHSVRVEMVKQQQRMGKSKNIVMDGRDIGTVVFPHAQVKLFMTADPKIRAERRYKELLPKNPDISLEDVFENLAHRDYQDTTRKESPLTRADDAIILDNTDLTPDEQLQFALDRIKPFMEKSAQ
- the arfB gene encoding alternative ribosome rescue aminoacyl-tRNA hydrolase ArfB, with the translated sequence MNLNKADLQREVTYKTSRSGGKGGQNVNKVSTKVELLFPIDTSLLFTGEEKQLLTHKLHSRFNKDGLLQVVCDEERSQLLNKEIALERLAQLLSQALIVPKARKKVKISKAKKAARLDAKKQHSAKKESRRRDFDF
- a CDS encoding lipid A deacylase LpxR family protein, coding for MRIKLISLFVSLALTYTSVAQSHKNEIGIQSDNDSYLAQGSDRYYTDGIFVYFRHALKADGTKLKNKVLGFEAGQKIFNPQGGNIPGPQYIDRPFAGYLYAGATLNLLYANESNLKLGAQVGVIGPGSGAEGTQNTVHRWFNFYHPTGWEYQIHDGAVINLSAEYNKLLTRGDGIDLSFTGYGNLGMGFSGAGAGLMVRAGNFNQLFNSVSTQSTASNIDSKDLLHPHEFFAYYKPVLNYVAYDATIQGSLSSNKSSAPLQITSNRQPIMLSNEVGVAYTASHWVLSFAAIFHTKDTKEQVRVHQWGSATVLYRF
- a CDS encoding PIN domain-containing protein, producing the protein MDRVKPLVVVLDTNILLVSISSRSKYHWLYQALLKGDFYIAITPDILFEYEELITKHWNSEVAINVSRSITELPNAIFTTVYYQLNLITC
- the lon gene encoding endopeptidase La, whose protein sequence is MSFDPFDFKSALPIINEDSEFFPLMSSEDEEEMNNEQMPSVLPILPLRNTVLFPGVVMPITVGRDKSIRLIREANKKDRLIGVVSQQDVNIEDPIFDQLNRVGTTALIIKMLKMPDGNTTVILQGKKRFVLQDEVQSEPYIKATVEPFKEVKPAEDKEFKALISSIKDMAMSIIQLSPNIPSEAGIAIRNIESTSFLINFISSNMNADMEAKQKMLETADLRERAKMVLEHLTTEIQMLELKNQIQTRVRTDLDKQQRDYFLNQQLKTIQEELGGNTPDLEIENLRDRAVKKKWAIEVKDHFNKEIEKLARMNPAAADYSVQINYLELLLDLPWNEFTKDNFDLKRAQKILDKDHFGLDKVKQRIIEYLAVLKLKHNMKAPILCLVGPPGVGKTSLGKSIAKALNRKYVRMALGGIRDEAEVRGHRKTYIGAMPGRIIQSIKKAGAANPVFILDEIDKVGNDFRGDPSSALLEVLDPEQNSTFYDHYVEMDFDLSNVMFIATANSLSTIQPALIDRMEIIEVNGYTIEEKIEIAKQHLVPKQREAHGVKAKDVTLKNDVIEKVIEDYTRESGVRTLDKQIGSVIRGVAKNIAMKEEYNPAVSKKDIEKILGAPIFDKDLYEGNDVAGVVTGLAWTQVGGDILFIESSLSPGKGRLTLTGNLGDVMKESATIALAYLRAHANYFKIDPRLFDQWDVHIHVPAGATPKDGPSAGVTMLTALTSAFTQRKLRPHLAMTGEITLRGRVLPVGGIKEKILAAKRANIKDIILCRSNQKDILDIKEDYIKDLSFHYVKEMREVIDLALLDELVDDPLDLTVKEEPKATV